Proteins encoded in a region of the Wolbachia endosymbiont (group A) of Anomoia purmunda genome:
- a CDS encoding DegQ family serine endoprotease — protein sequence MRSKVLSIFACFLISFSSYANVFDWSAKEVSTPAFNRADLVEELIPAVVNISSEQIIKQESNNRTKTPFMPRNNFFDDFREFFEHFDQFFMDRGPSVNREVVLLGSGFIIDKNGIIVTNYHVIKDAKDITVTMNDNTHFKAEVLGYDARTDLAVLKIHSDKDLPFVEFGNSDTARAGDTVMAIGNPFGLGGSVSKGIISARSRDISIGTMNEFIQTDAAINRGNSGGPLFDLNGKVIGINTAIYSPSESGGNVGIGFAIPSNSAMSIIDTLKSGKKIKHGWLGVQVQPITKEFAKSLGLKDTKGALVASIVKDSPAEKGGINVGDILLEFDDKKIDRMTQLPQMVSRTEPGKKVQIKLLRKSKEVNIKVVIEESANDGQGNNQEENKSTSDYITGLTVSNLPKESKESNPTKGVIVTNVDSNSNATLRGIKKGDIIIQLDGTDIENTNDFQKQVDSAVKKNGKDSIMLLIYRNGNQFFTSIKLKK from the coding sequence ATGAGAAGTAAGGTTTTATCTATATTTGCATGTTTTTTGATTTCATTCTCTTCATACGCTAATGTGTTCGACTGGAGCGCAAAAGAGGTTAGCACTCCTGCATTCAACCGTGCTGATTTAGTGGAAGAACTCATTCCTGCGGTTGTAAATATTTCAAGCGAACAAATAATCAAACAAGAAAGTAATAATAGAACTAAAACCCCTTTTATGCCAAGAAATAATTTCTTTGATGATTTTAGAGAGTTTTTTGAGCACTTTGATCAGTTTTTTATGGATAGAGGCCCTAGTGTTAACAGAGAGGTGGTGTTGCTTGGTTCTGGATTTATTATAGATAAAAATGGAATTATAGTTACTAATTATCATGTTATCAAAGATGCCAAAGATATCACAGTTACTATGAATGATAATACTCATTTTAAGGCAGAAGTTTTAGGCTATGACGCAAGAACTGATCTTGCTGTGCTTAAGATTCATTCTGATAAAGATCTTCCTTTTGTTGAATTCGGTAATTCTGATACAGCAAGGGCTGGTGATACAGTTATGGCAATAGGTAACCCATTTGGTTTGGGTGGTTCTGTTAGCAAGGGAATTATATCTGCAAGGTCTAGAGACATTAGTATTGGTACTATGAATGAATTTATTCAAACTGATGCTGCAATTAATAGAGGCAATTCTGGAGGGCCATTATTTGATTTAAATGGAAAAGTTATAGGCATTAACACTGCTATCTATTCCCCATCTGAGTCTGGCGGCAATGTGGGTATAGGCTTTGCTATACCATCTAATTCAGCTATGTCAATTATTGACACATTAAAAAGTGGCAAAAAAATAAAACATGGTTGGCTTGGTGTGCAAGTTCAGCCTATAACGAAAGAATTCGCTAAGTCCTTGGGTTTAAAAGATACAAAAGGTGCATTGGTTGCAAGTATAGTAAAGGATAGCCCTGCAGAAAAAGGTGGAATTAATGTGGGTGACATATTATTAGAATTTGATGATAAAAAAATTGATAGAATGACACAACTGCCTCAAATGGTTTCAAGAACTGAACCTGGAAAAAAAGTACAAATTAAGTTACTTAGAAAGAGCAAAGAGGTCAATATTAAGGTTGTGATTGAAGAATCTGCAAATGATGGTCAAGGTAATAATCAAGAAGAAAATAAATCAACATCCGATTACATAACTGGTTTAACTGTTTCAAACCTGCCAAAAGAATCAAAAGAAAGTAATCCTACAAAAGGTGTGATAGTTACCAATGTAGATAGTAACAGTAATGCCACGCTGCGTGGTATTAAAAAAGGAGACATTATTATCCAATTAGATGGAACCGATATAGAAAATACTAATGATTTTCAAAAACAAGTTGATTCAGCAGTAAAGAAAAACGGTAAAGATTCAATAATGTTGCTCATTTACCGCAATGGAAATCAATTCTTTACTTCGATAAAGTTGAAGAAGTAA
- a CDS encoding IS4 family transposase — MDRIACLSKDLNEFFNEKADEISIAVGFIKRKRKLNGSSFIKAMVFGNIGVGDCSIETMCQLLNEDSIETTKQGLDYISLPSSMEDMYKGYGSSYRDCESNTKSGIKLQLVFDYLNQALDKLNLIEGIRSDQGYRDYLNGLSANDLLIFDLGYFVPSSFKQIDEAGAYFVSRYKSDTNIYDIETNQKIELLECLEGQSLLEMEVLLGKEVKIKVRIICQKLTEEQSIIRRRRANKLAKSHGYTSSQKNQKLLDWSIFITNVPESKISAEQVLTVYRVRWQIELLFKLYKSHIRLDELKGKPYRVLCELYAKLCAILIFHGIVGCIKLKENTELSLTKAFIELKRRIRELFLALSSKINNLRIFLKKLTTDWSQFSVKDRYRKTRVSTLSSLNFLTLAS, encoded by the coding sequence ATGGACAGAATAGCTTGCTTATCAAAAGACCTCAATGAATTCTTTAATGAAAAAGCAGACGAAATATCAATTGCAGTAGGTTTTATAAAAAGAAAGAGAAAACTTAATGGCTCATCATTCATAAAAGCTATGGTTTTTGGTAACATAGGAGTTGGTGATTGCAGCATAGAAACAATGTGCCAATTGCTAAATGAAGACTCGATAGAAACTACAAAACAGGGTTTGGATTATATTAGCCTGCCCAGTAGCATGGAAGATATGTACAAAGGATATGGGAGTAGCTATAGAGATTGTGAGAGTAATACCAAATCAGGAATAAAGCTGCAGTTAGTCTTTGATTACCTGAACCAAGCGCTAGATAAGTTAAATTTAATAGAAGGAATAAGGTCGGATCAAGGTTATAGGGATTATCTGAACGGTTTATCAGCCAATGATTTGCTAATATTTGATTTGGGCTACTTTGTGCCTAGTTCTTTTAAACAGATTGATGAAGCAGGTGCATATTTTGTTAGTCGTTATAAGTCTGATACCAATATATATGATATAGAAACAAATCAAAAAATAGAGTTGTTGGAATGTTTAGAAGGTCAATCCCTTCTAGAGATGGAAGTGCTATTAGGAAAAGAAGTAAAAATTAAAGTGAGAATTATATGTCAAAAATTAACTGAAGAACAGTCTATAATTAGAAGAAGAAGGGCTAATAAGTTAGCAAAATCACATGGATATACATCTTCTCAAAAGAATCAAAAATTGCTGGATTGGTCGATATTCATAACTAACGTTCCAGAGAGTAAAATCAGCGCTGAACAAGTATTAACAGTTTACAGGGTAAGATGGCAGATTGAATTATTATTTAAATTGTATAAGAGTCACATCAGGCTTGACGAACTTAAAGGAAAACCATACAGAGTATTATGTGAACTATACGCTAAATTGTGCGCAATTCTTATATTTCATGGAATAGTTGGTTGTATAAAACTGAAAGAGAATACAGAGCTGAGTTTAACAAAGGCATTCATTGAATTAAAAAGAAGGATTAGGGAGTTGTTTTTAGCGTTAAGCAGTAAAATTAATAATTTGAGAATTTTCCTGAAAAAACTTACCACAGACTGGTCACAATTTTCTGTGAAAGATAGATATAGAAAAACTAGAGTATCCACCTTAAGTTCATTGAATTTTCTTACCCTTGCTTCTTAA
- a CDS encoding phage portal protein has protein sequence MNFNIFQRKKSAVFTKYSALQLMMEPSWSKRDYVSFAEEGYIKNVIAFRAINMIASAASSVPLTLCQLTDQGKSQLKAHPLLKLLYSPNPMTSKSEFIEGIVTYRLVNGNSYILMVESQNNRKPPTELYLLRPDRVEIVPGRNNVPYIYRYTINNNSYDFKVDKLTGRSAVLHLKTFNPLNDWYGLSPIQAAAYSIDQHNQAGAWNQAMLQNGARPSGAIVVKSAKDGSGGNLSQEQYQRLKAQINDHYSGPVNAGRPILLEGGLEWKEMSLSPRDMDFIESKHSSARDIPLAFGVPPQLLGIPGDNTYSNLVEARLSLWEQTVLPTIRVKLRSKGKKIQ, from the coding sequence ATGAATTTCAACATCTTTCAAAGAAAAAAAAGCGCAGTATTTACTAAATATTCTGCTTTGCAACTAATGATGGAACCAAGTTGGAGTAAGCGTGATTATGTAAGTTTTGCTGAGGAAGGTTACATAAAAAATGTTATTGCCTTTCGAGCAATCAATATGATTGCAAGTGCTGCATCTTCGGTACCTCTTACTCTCTGCCAGCTTACTGACCAGGGAAAGTCACAATTAAAAGCCCATCCATTACTGAAATTACTTTATTCTCCTAACCCAATGACATCAAAATCGGAATTTATTGAGGGAATTGTAACTTATCGGTTAGTTAACGGCAATTCTTATATATTGATGGTTGAGTCGCAGAACAATAGAAAACCACCAACAGAGCTTTATCTTCTGCGCCCAGATAGGGTTGAAATTGTTCCAGGGAGAAATAACGTTCCTTATATCTATCGTTATACCATAAATAACAACAGTTATGACTTTAAAGTTGATAAACTAACCGGACGTTCAGCAGTGTTGCACCTTAAAACCTTTAACCCTTTGAATGATTGGTATGGGTTATCACCAATTCAAGCAGCCGCGTACAGTATAGATCAACATAATCAGGCGGGTGCTTGGAATCAAGCGATGTTGCAAAATGGGGCAAGACCAAGTGGTGCAATAGTTGTGAAATCAGCGAAGGACGGGAGTGGTGGCAATTTAAGTCAAGAGCAGTACCAACGCTTAAAAGCGCAGATAAATGACCATTATTCAGGTCCTGTCAATGCTGGAAGACCGATATTGCTTGAAGGAGGCTTGGAGTGGAAGGAGATGAGCTTATCGCCAAGGGATATGGATTTTATTGAGTCCAAACACAGTTCAGCTCGTGATATTCCCCTAGCTTTTGGCGTTCCGCCGCAGTTGCTTGGCATACCAGGTGATAACACTTATAGCAATTTAGTCGAAGCACGCTTATCCCTCTGGGAACAGACGGTTTTACCAACCATACGCGTCAAGTTAAGAAGCAAGGGTAAGAAAATTCAATGA
- the lipB gene encoding lipoyl(octanoyl) transferase LipB — MTEWLISNQLIDYNCAIKSMEEKIQQIHNNSADELVWLLQHPPLYTAGISATADDIVEKLFPIYKTGRGGKHTYHGPGQRIIYLMLNLKKRNKCDIKLYIRDLSKWIINVLKQFNILGEFREDRIGIWVNHNGVEKKIAAFGIRLRKWVTYHGIALNVFPDLSHYKGIIPCGLQGYGVTSMEELGVKVPLSELDDILKKEFYKIF, encoded by the coding sequence ATGACAGAATGGCTAATATCTAATCAGCTTATTGATTATAACTGTGCTATAAAATCCATGGAAGAGAAAATTCAACAAATTCACAATAATTCAGCAGACGAATTAGTATGGCTACTCCAGCACCCTCCACTTTACACTGCAGGAATCAGTGCAACAGCTGATGATATTGTTGAAAAACTATTTCCCATATATAAAACAGGAAGGGGTGGTAAACACACATATCATGGTCCAGGACAGCGCATTATATATTTAATGTTAAACCTTAAAAAAAGAAACAAATGCGATATAAAGCTATATATTAGAGATCTAAGTAAGTGGATCATAAATGTTTTAAAGCAATTTAATATACTTGGAGAGTTTAGAGAAGATAGAATAGGCATTTGGGTAAACCATAACGGAGTAGAAAAAAAAATTGCAGCTTTTGGTATCCGTTTAAGAAAATGGGTAACTTATCATGGCATAGCGCTTAACGTCTTTCCAGACCTCTCTCACTATAAGGGTATTATTCCTTGTGGATTGCAAGGTTATGGCGTCACGTCAATGGAAGAACTAGGAGTGAAAGTTCCACTCTCTGAATTGGATGATATACTAAAAAAAGAGTTTTATAAGATATTTTAA
- a CDS encoding LD-carboxypeptidase has protein sequence MIVYLLYFILTLCANTSIHAIDQVDIIAPSSKGKESDLTTIKEYVEALDFNPHISEKIYSNDNPFYSNSDEFRANDLISALTNDSKIIWCIRGGEGASRLIPYLEKLPNDKKERIAQNKKILIGYSDITALHIHLQAKYDWQTLHGTMLEMIVNNSVSESSVEKLKELILNKRDSIRFDNLKMINNGIRLKDGRLESKIIGGNMTLVENSIGTAWQINAKGKILFLEDIRVYPYAIERSLDHLKQAHIFDGVHAVIFGDFVNCYNDNLVEVVKERFAKSVNFPVFTIKGVGHGNTNDPLPLNTHAIISVQDEKEGLFFMDVQNVS, from the coding sequence ATGATTGTTTATCTTTTATATTTCATTCTCACTTTATGTGCTAACACAAGTATTCATGCAATCGACCAAGTTGATATTATTGCTCCTTCTTCGAAGGGAAAAGAATCAGATCTGACTACTATAAAAGAATATGTAGAAGCTTTGGATTTTAATCCCCATATTTCGGAGAAAATATATAGTAATGATAATCCATTTTATTCCAACTCTGATGAATTCAGAGCAAATGATTTGATTAGTGCACTAACTAATGATAGTAAAATAATTTGGTGTATCAGAGGAGGAGAAGGGGCTTCTCGGTTAATTCCCTATCTAGAAAAGCTACCCAATGATAAAAAAGAAAGGATTGCTCAAAACAAAAAAATCCTCATAGGCTATAGCGATATAACTGCCTTGCACATCCATCTACAAGCTAAATATGATTGGCAAACTCTTCACGGCACCATGTTGGAAATGATAGTAAATAACTCCGTTTCTGAAAGCTCTGTTGAAAAATTGAAAGAGTTAATTCTTAACAAGCGGGATTCTATCAGATTTGATAACTTAAAGATGATAAATAATGGCATTAGACTAAAAGATGGCAGATTAGAGTCTAAAATCATCGGTGGTAATATGACTCTAGTTGAAAATAGTATAGGAACCGCTTGGCAAATAAATGCGAAAGGTAAAATTCTATTTTTAGAGGACATAAGAGTTTACCCATACGCAATAGAGCGCAGTTTAGATCACCTAAAACAAGCTCACATCTTTGATGGAGTACATGCAGTAATCTTTGGGGATTTCGTTAACTGCTATAACGATAACCTTGTTGAAGTTGTAAAAGAAAGGTTTGCAAAAAGTGTTAACTTTCCTGTATTTACAATAAAAGGGGTAGGCCATGGAAATACAAATGACCCTTTACCTCTTAACACTCACGCTATTATTAGCGTTCAAGACGAAAAAGAAGGTTTGTTTTTTATGGACGTGCAGAATGTTAGCTAA